The sequence ACGCGCGCCAGCGCCCGGTTGGCCGCTTCGAGATCGCGACCGCTGCGACAGCCCGGCAGCTGCGCTTGCCCTGGGGGTGTATTGACGGTGTCGGCACGGATCTCAATCTCGTTCACGGCGGCGGGCAGACGCCCGCTGCCCAGCCTGAGGGTGAGCAACTCCATCAGTGCCGATACGTCGAGCGTGGCGGTGGCCGGGTGCAGGCTTTCGAGTCGGTTGCTGCGATCGTCGAGTTGCAACATGAGGTGAAGCACGCGCAGCGACCGGCCCCGCGAGGCCAGCTGGGCCAGCAGTCGCTTGAGCATCGGTTGCAGGATGAAGAGCAGTCGCTCGCTGTCGTCGACGGCCTGGTCGAGCAGGGTTTTTACGCTGCAGGGTATCTCGACTGCAGTGGGTTGCAGTGGGTTCCACAAGCGATCGTCGGCCAGTGCGTGCAGGCGGGCGACCTCCTGACCAAAACGGCGCTTGATACCCGCGGCCGGCAGGCGCAGAAACGCGCCCACGCTACGCACGCCCAGGCGCTCGAGTTTTTCTACCAGCGCAGGTGGCAGGCCGAGCCGATCGAGAGTGATGCGACTGGCCAGCCGTCGTTCCTCGTCGGGGCTGTTGAGCACGAGGGCCCGCCGCCCGGCGCCAGCCAGAGCCCGGGTACCGAAACGTGAAAAGCCGGCCACGCTCGAGGCCTCCCAGCCGTCAGACAGCAGGGCCTCGTCTATTGCGCGCAGCCAGGATTGCGTGTCGGGGTAGAGGCGATCCAGGCCCGAGGCGTCAAGCCAGAACAGGCCCGGCGTGTCGGTCGACGGCTCAACGCCCGGGGTAAAGCGGTCGAGCAGGCGGGTCACTTGTTCTACTGCGCGACTGATCTGTTCAGCCTCGACCGTGCCCGCCCTGAGGTCGGGCAGCAGCGAGAGGGCCGAGGCGTAGCGTTGCCCCGGCGCGGCGTGTCGCTGGCGGGCAGCCGCCGTAAGCGCGAGGATGTTGCCCTGGGGATGCTGCTGGTCGAGCAGTGCTACCGCCTGATCCTGCCACGAGGGGTTATCACGGAGCAGAAGCTGCAACGCGAGCTGGGGCAGCTCAACGCAGGCCAGCTCGCCAGGGGGAGTTTCCTGGCCGGGAAACTCCAGTCCGGTGTGGCCAGGCTCAGCGGAGTCCGGGTGGTCCATTGCGAAACGTGTCGTGTTGCCAGCCGGGGCCGTGGCGCTTGTCCTTGAGGACCAGCAGTTCGCAGGTGTAGCGTCCGGGGCCGGTTTTGCGGCGGCGGGCCTGGGCGCGCAGGGATACCAGCGACCCCAGTGAGGGGGCGGTCGATGGTTTTTCGGTCAGGAACAACACCGCCGCGTCGTGCTTGAGTGCCAGCTGGAGCAGTCGCGATTGCAGTGGCAGTGGAAGCCCGGCTCCAGCTCCACTGCCTCTTTCTGCACGACCGCTTTCGGTACGACCAAGGTCCATGATGATGAGGGCGAAGGCACCCGAGCGCAGCAGTCGATCGGCTGCGCGTCCGGCGGTTCGGCCGCTGTTGGCGTGGACGACGGGCAGTGCGCCGAGGTCTACACCGTTAGCGGCGGCGTCGGGGGGAAAGAACGAACTCTCTCGCGTGCTTATCCAGGCCACTGGTTCTCCCTGTTGCTGGGCTTCGAGCACGA comes from Candidatus Binatota bacterium and encodes:
- a CDS encoding DNA polymerase Y family protein — encoded protein: MDHPDSAEPGHTGLEFPGQETPPGELACVELPQLALQLLLRDNPSWQDQAVALLDQQHPQGNILALTAAARQRHAAPGQRYASALSLLPDLRAGTVEAEQISRAVEQVTRLLDRFTPGVEPSTDTPGLFWLDASGLDRLYPDTQSWLRAIDEALLSDGWEASSVAGFSRFGTRALAGAGRRALVLNSPDEERRLASRITLDRLGLPPALVEKLERLGVRSVGAFLRLPAAGIKRRFGQEVARLHALADDRLWNPLQPTAVEIPCSVKTLLDQAVDDSERLLFILQPMLKRLLAQLASRGRSLRVLHLMLQLDDRSNRLESLHPATATLDVSALMELLTLRLGSGRLPAAVNEIEIRADTVNTPPGQAQLPGCRSGRDLEAANRALARVRAELGEAAVTRAALREAHLPEASWTWLPLGLPGEPGLQTAEPRQVKQRPLLRRISRPRAIAPRPATGRDWYPLGADSGAVRHRDGPYLLSGGWWASDGAGRGVQREYWFAQTEDEQILWIYFDDKRNRWFLHGRVE
- a CDS encoding recombinase A; translated protein: MISTAINTARSDTLPLFPPLAVTPADSIPTDITPTASTPTTSTPTTSTPTTSTPEGPQGSPARRWRRGELCGRLTELSAWGPSASLTLAIDLVLEAQQQGEPVAWISTRESSFFPPDAAANGVDLGALPVVHANSGRTAGRAADRLLRSGAFALIIMDLGRTESGRAERGSGAGAGLPLPLQSRLLQLALKHDAAVLFLTEKPSTAPSLGSLVSLRAQARRRKTGPGRYTCELLVLKDKRHGPGWQHDTFRNGPPGLR